One genomic window of Augochlora pura isolate Apur16 chromosome 5, APUR_v2.2.1, whole genome shotgun sequence includes the following:
- the Liprin-beta gene encoding liprin-beta 1 isoform X3 — protein MYLMVAAEDDIAIHCPLGYTKMIGLRGSVPNLCSTTSMTQMGSYSPFCSAFYNMSLCTNKHNCQENTKEHKGNLSNQSFEPETKRLFRNRIDCEQRHRSQTDLFLRRKESFNCCSLQYFQISRKWKEYLVKTQERLRKLEDERAALRMEVSVLSEQVEAQSNKIQELETMLREKKDSLRRMEEVLQKEMLSRSALETQKLELLSSLSEMKLRQASLEHENLALRSTSPVLNGEKFGRHTSQYSSLPRPMSSSKKGVVFGKVPSLATGTHTTVPLAIRGASARCLSAPTLAEEEKNVIIESSNCRLQVMTQKPLAELSMEEIQGWLTNLGLECYTCELRRWGATGAKLIESSPQQLEKELEIKNVLHRKKLLYALESEKSDGVDFLGSDKMDNAAVLRWLDDIGLPQHKEAFQNGKIDGRMLHRLTTEDLLNLGVNAQLHAASLRRGIQVLRELNFEFDNLERRSTNGNGADGDNIHLWTNHRVMEWLRVVDLAEYAPNMRGSGVHGGLMVYEGRFTSELLAALLSISPGKTLLRRHLTTHFNQILGREVVQRKREIESTLGFVPLTLTARLKIPKKSQFTLKRKKSKNEVDYGNLVCPLEASPPGTPSTPVSTPSSPNLNSPIF, from the exons ATGTATTTAATGGTAGCAGCTGAGGATGATATAGCTATT CATTGTCCACTAGGTTACACTAAAATGATTGGCCTTAGAGGAAGCGTGCCAAATCTCTGTTCAACTACAAGTATGACTCAAATGGGAAGTTACTCACCGTTTTGTTCTGCATTTTATAACATGAG CCTATGtacaaataaacataattGTCAAGAGAATACTAAAGAACACAAAGGGAACCTGAGCAATCAATCTTTTGAACCAGAAACCAAAAGACTTTTCAGAAACAGAATAGATTGTGAACAAAGACATAGGTCACAAACAGACCTATTCTTAAGAAGGAAAGAATCCTTTAACTGTTGCTcattacagtattttcaaatttctcgaaaatggAAAGAGTATCTAGTAAAAACTCAg GAACGTTTAAGGAAATTAGAAGATGAACGTGCAGCCTTACGAATGGAAGTATCAGTTTTATCAGAGCAAGTGGAAGCACAgtctaataaaattcaagaattgGAAACTATGCtcagagaaaagaaagattcTCTTAGAAGAATGGAAGAAGTATTGcagaaa GAAATGCTTTCGCGAAGTGCTCTGGAAACACAAAAGTTGGAGTTACTAAGCTCTTTATCAGAAATGAAACTGAGACAAGCTAGTTTAGAACATGAAAATCTTGCACTTCGCAGTACAAGTCCTGTTTTAAAT GGAGAAAAATTCGGAAGGCATACCAGTCAATATAGTAGTCTCCCTAGGCCCATGAGTTCATCAAAGAAAGGCGTCGTGTTCGGTAAGGTTCCCAGTTTAGCTACTGGAACACACACAACGGTACCATTGGCCATTAGAGGAGCCTCCGCGAGATGCCTGTCTGCGCCTACTCTAG ccgaagaagagaaaaatgttattatagaAAGTTCAAACTGCCGTCTACAAGTAATGACACAGAAGCCTTTGGCAGAACTATCAATGGAAGAAATTCAAGGATGGCTCACAAATTTAGGATTAGAATGTTATACATGTGAATTGCGCCGATGGGGTGCCACTGGAGCAAAGTTAATTGAATCTTCTCCACAACAACTTGAAAAGGAATTAGAAATTAAGAATGTTCTTCACAGGAAGAAGTTATTGTATGCTTTAGAGTCAGAGAAATCTGACGGAGTCGATTTTCTTGGCTCTGATAAG atgGATAATGCTGCAGTTTTACGATGGCTTGACGATATAGGTTTACCACAACATAAGGAGGCATTTcaaaatggtaaaattgaTGGAAGGATGTTACACAGACTGACCACtgaagatttattaaatcttgGAGTAAATGCACAATTACATGCTGCAAGTTTAAGACGAGGCATTCAG GTCTTgcgagaattaaattttgagtTTGACAACCTGGAAAGAAGATCTACGAATGGTAATGGAGCTGATGGTGATAATATTCATCTTTGGACGAATCATCGAGTAATGGAATGGCTGAGAGTAGTAGATCTGGCAGAATATGCTCCTAATATGAGAGGATCTGGGGTACATGGAGGTCTGATGGTGTATGAGGGAAGATTTACTTCTGAATTATTAGCTGCATTACTTAGTATTTCTCCGGGAAAAACGCTTCTGCGCAGACATTTGACCACACATTTTAACCAAATTCTTGGTAGGGAAGTTgtacaaagaaaaagagaaattgagagtACTTTAGGATTTGTGCCACTGACGCTTACTGCTCGCTTGAAG aTACCAAAAAAATCTCAGTTTACATTGAAAcgtaaaaaaagcaaaaatgaAGTGGATTATGGTAATTTGGTATGTCCGTTGGAAGCTTCACCACCAGGTACTCCATCAACGCCTGTTTCAACTCCAAGCAGTCCAAACTTGAATTCACCCATATTCTAA
- the Liprin-beta gene encoding liprin-beta 1 isoform X4, translating into MIGLRGSVPNLCSTTSMTQMGSYSPFCSAFYNMSLCTNKHNCQENTKEHKGNLSNQSFEPETKRLFRNRIDCEQRHRSQTDLFLRRKESFNCCSLQYFQISRKWKEYLVKTQERLRKLEDERAALRMEVSVLSEQVEAQSNKIQELETMLREKKDSLRRMEEVLQKEMLSRSALETQKLELLSSLSEMKLRQASLEHENLALRSTSPVLNGEKFGRHTSQYSSLPRPMSSSKKGVVFGKVPSLATGTHTTVPLAIRGASARCLSAPTLAEEEKNVIIESSNCRLQVMTQKPLAELSMEEIQGWLTNLGLECYTCELRRWGATGAKLIESSPQQLEKELEIKNVLHRKKLLYALESEKSDGVDFLGSDKMDNAAVLRWLDDIGLPQHKEAFQNGKIDGRMLHRLTTEDLLNLGVNAQLHAASLRRGIQVLRELNFEFDNLERRSTNGNGADGDNIHLWTNHRVMEWLRVVDLAEYAPNMRGSGVHGGLMVYEGRFTSELLAALLSISPGKTLLRRHLTTHFNQILGREVVQRKREIESTLGFVPLTLTARLKIPKKSQFTLKRKKSKNEVDYGNLVCPLEASPPGTPSTPVSTPSSPNLNSPIF; encoded by the exons ATGATTGGCCTTAGAGGAAGCGTGCCAAATCTCTGTTCAACTACAAGTATGACTCAAATGGGAAGTTACTCACCGTTTTGTTCTGCATTTTATAACATGAG CCTATGtacaaataaacataattGTCAAGAGAATACTAAAGAACACAAAGGGAACCTGAGCAATCAATCTTTTGAACCAGAAACCAAAAGACTTTTCAGAAACAGAATAGATTGTGAACAAAGACATAGGTCACAAACAGACCTATTCTTAAGAAGGAAAGAATCCTTTAACTGTTGCTcattacagtattttcaaatttctcgaaaatggAAAGAGTATCTAGTAAAAACTCAg GAACGTTTAAGGAAATTAGAAGATGAACGTGCAGCCTTACGAATGGAAGTATCAGTTTTATCAGAGCAAGTGGAAGCACAgtctaataaaattcaagaattgGAAACTATGCtcagagaaaagaaagattcTCTTAGAAGAATGGAAGAAGTATTGcagaaa GAAATGCTTTCGCGAAGTGCTCTGGAAACACAAAAGTTGGAGTTACTAAGCTCTTTATCAGAAATGAAACTGAGACAAGCTAGTTTAGAACATGAAAATCTTGCACTTCGCAGTACAAGTCCTGTTTTAAAT GGAGAAAAATTCGGAAGGCATACCAGTCAATATAGTAGTCTCCCTAGGCCCATGAGTTCATCAAAGAAAGGCGTCGTGTTCGGTAAGGTTCCCAGTTTAGCTACTGGAACACACACAACGGTACCATTGGCCATTAGAGGAGCCTCCGCGAGATGCCTGTCTGCGCCTACTCTAG ccgaagaagagaaaaatgttattatagaAAGTTCAAACTGCCGTCTACAAGTAATGACACAGAAGCCTTTGGCAGAACTATCAATGGAAGAAATTCAAGGATGGCTCACAAATTTAGGATTAGAATGTTATACATGTGAATTGCGCCGATGGGGTGCCACTGGAGCAAAGTTAATTGAATCTTCTCCACAACAACTTGAAAAGGAATTAGAAATTAAGAATGTTCTTCACAGGAAGAAGTTATTGTATGCTTTAGAGTCAGAGAAATCTGACGGAGTCGATTTTCTTGGCTCTGATAAG atgGATAATGCTGCAGTTTTACGATGGCTTGACGATATAGGTTTACCACAACATAAGGAGGCATTTcaaaatggtaaaattgaTGGAAGGATGTTACACAGACTGACCACtgaagatttattaaatcttgGAGTAAATGCACAATTACATGCTGCAAGTTTAAGACGAGGCATTCAG GTCTTgcgagaattaaattttgagtTTGACAACCTGGAAAGAAGATCTACGAATGGTAATGGAGCTGATGGTGATAATATTCATCTTTGGACGAATCATCGAGTAATGGAATGGCTGAGAGTAGTAGATCTGGCAGAATATGCTCCTAATATGAGAGGATCTGGGGTACATGGAGGTCTGATGGTGTATGAGGGAAGATTTACTTCTGAATTATTAGCTGCATTACTTAGTATTTCTCCGGGAAAAACGCTTCTGCGCAGACATTTGACCACACATTTTAACCAAATTCTTGGTAGGGAAGTTgtacaaagaaaaagagaaattgagagtACTTTAGGATTTGTGCCACTGACGCTTACTGCTCGCTTGAAG aTACCAAAAAAATCTCAGTTTACATTGAAAcgtaaaaaaagcaaaaatgaAGTGGATTATGGTAATTTGGTATGTCCGTTGGAAGCTTCACCACCAGGTACTCCATCAACGCCTGTTTCAACTCCAAGCAGTCCAAACTTGAATTCACCCATATTCTAA
- the Liprin-beta gene encoding liprin-beta 1 isoform X2 — translation MYMDEENSTITKIPIRSIMEEKDEAYARGSDTSETMFRTKQWDDRCIPSEGYVSPRASNCDQEEDEFANIDCFEHHIFKSDSCSCQHCPLGYTKMIGLRGSVPNLCSTTSMTQMGSYSPFCSAFYNMSLCTNKHNCQENTKEHKGNLSNQSFEPETKRLFRNRIDCEQRHRSQTDLFLRRKESFNCCSLQYFQISRKWKEYLVKTQERLRKLEDERAALRMEVSVLSEQVEAQSNKIQELETMLREKKDSLRRMEEVLQKEMLSRSALETQKLELLSSLSEMKLRQASLEHENLALRSTSPVLNGEKFGRHTSQYSSLPRPMSSSKKGVVFAEEEKNVIIESSNCRLQVMTQKPLAELSMEEIQGWLTNLGLECYTCELRRWGATGAKLIESSPQQLEKELEIKNVLHRKKLLYALESEKSDGVDFLGSDKMDNAAVLRWLDDIGLPQHKEAFQNGKIDGRMLHRLTTEDLLNLGVNAQLHAASLRRGIQVLRELNFEFDNLERRSTNGNGADGDNIHLWTNHRVMEWLRVVDLAEYAPNMRGSGVHGGLMVYEGRFTSELLAALLSISPGKTLLRRHLTTHFNQILGREVVQRKREIESTLGFVPLTLTARLKIPKKSQFTLKRKKSKNEVDYGNLVCPLEASPPGTPSTPVSTPSSPNLNSPIF, via the exons atGTACATGGATGAggaaaattcaacaattacGAAGATACCTATAAGGTCTATCATGGAAGAAAAAGATGAAGCATATGCAAGAG GTTCAGATACCTCGGAAACTATGTTCAGAACAAAACAGTGGGATGATAGATGTATACCTTCAGAAGGGTATGTTTCTCCACGGGCCTCAAATTGTGATCAAGAAGAGGATGAATTTGCAAATATTGATTGTTTTGAACACCATATCTTTAAATCTGACAGCTGTTCCTGCCAG CATTGTCCACTAGGTTACACTAAAATGATTGGCCTTAGAGGAAGCGTGCCAAATCTCTGTTCAACTACAAGTATGACTCAAATGGGAAGTTACTCACCGTTTTGTTCTGCATTTTATAACATGAG CCTATGtacaaataaacataattGTCAAGAGAATACTAAAGAACACAAAGGGAACCTGAGCAATCAATCTTTTGAACCAGAAACCAAAAGACTTTTCAGAAACAGAATAGATTGTGAACAAAGACATAGGTCACAAACAGACCTATTCTTAAGAAGGAAAGAATCCTTTAACTGTTGCTcattacagtattttcaaatttctcgaaaatggAAAGAGTATCTAGTAAAAACTCAg GAACGTTTAAGGAAATTAGAAGATGAACGTGCAGCCTTACGAATGGAAGTATCAGTTTTATCAGAGCAAGTGGAAGCACAgtctaataaaattcaagaattgGAAACTATGCtcagagaaaagaaagattcTCTTAGAAGAATGGAAGAAGTATTGcagaaa GAAATGCTTTCGCGAAGTGCTCTGGAAACACAAAAGTTGGAGTTACTAAGCTCTTTATCAGAAATGAAACTGAGACAAGCTAGTTTAGAACATGAAAATCTTGCACTTCGCAGTACAAGTCCTGTTTTAAAT GGAGAAAAATTCGGAAGGCATACCAGTCAATATAGTAGTCTCCCTAGGCCCATGAGTTCATCAAAGAAAGGCGTCGTGTTCG ccgaagaagagaaaaatgttattatagaAAGTTCAAACTGCCGTCTACAAGTAATGACACAGAAGCCTTTGGCAGAACTATCAATGGAAGAAATTCAAGGATGGCTCACAAATTTAGGATTAGAATGTTATACATGTGAATTGCGCCGATGGGGTGCCACTGGAGCAAAGTTAATTGAATCTTCTCCACAACAACTTGAAAAGGAATTAGAAATTAAGAATGTTCTTCACAGGAAGAAGTTATTGTATGCTTTAGAGTCAGAGAAATCTGACGGAGTCGATTTTCTTGGCTCTGATAAG atgGATAATGCTGCAGTTTTACGATGGCTTGACGATATAGGTTTACCACAACATAAGGAGGCATTTcaaaatggtaaaattgaTGGAAGGATGTTACACAGACTGACCACtgaagatttattaaatcttgGAGTAAATGCACAATTACATGCTGCAAGTTTAAGACGAGGCATTCAG GTCTTgcgagaattaaattttgagtTTGACAACCTGGAAAGAAGATCTACGAATGGTAATGGAGCTGATGGTGATAATATTCATCTTTGGACGAATCATCGAGTAATGGAATGGCTGAGAGTAGTAGATCTGGCAGAATATGCTCCTAATATGAGAGGATCTGGGGTACATGGAGGTCTGATGGTGTATGAGGGAAGATTTACTTCTGAATTATTAGCTGCATTACTTAGTATTTCTCCGGGAAAAACGCTTCTGCGCAGACATTTGACCACACATTTTAACCAAATTCTTGGTAGGGAAGTTgtacaaagaaaaagagaaattgagagtACTTTAGGATTTGTGCCACTGACGCTTACTGCTCGCTTGAAG aTACCAAAAAAATCTCAGTTTACATTGAAAcgtaaaaaaagcaaaaatgaAGTGGATTATGGTAATTTGGTATGTCCGTTGGAAGCTTCACCACCAGGTACTCCATCAACGCCTGTTTCAACTCCAAGCAGTCCAAACTTGAATTCACCCATATTCTAA
- the Liprin-beta gene encoding liprin-beta 1 isoform X1 has product MYMDEENSTITKIPIRSIMEEKDEAYARGSDTSETMFRTKQWDDRCIPSEGYVSPRASNCDQEEDEFANIDCFEHHIFKSDSCSCQHCPLGYTKMIGLRGSVPNLCSTTSMTQMGSYSPFCSAFYNMSLCTNKHNCQENTKEHKGNLSNQSFEPETKRLFRNRIDCEQRHRSQTDLFLRRKESFNCCSLQYFQISRKWKEYLVKTQERLRKLEDERAALRMEVSVLSEQVEAQSNKIQELETMLREKKDSLRRMEEVLQKEMLSRSALETQKLELLSSLSEMKLRQASLEHENLALRSTSPVLNGEKFGRHTSQYSSLPRPMSSSKKGVVFGKVPSLATGTHTTVPLAIRGASARCLSAPTLAEEEKNVIIESSNCRLQVMTQKPLAELSMEEIQGWLTNLGLECYTCELRRWGATGAKLIESSPQQLEKELEIKNVLHRKKLLYALESEKSDGVDFLGSDKMDNAAVLRWLDDIGLPQHKEAFQNGKIDGRMLHRLTTEDLLNLGVNAQLHAASLRRGIQVLRELNFEFDNLERRSTNGNGADGDNIHLWTNHRVMEWLRVVDLAEYAPNMRGSGVHGGLMVYEGRFTSELLAALLSISPGKTLLRRHLTTHFNQILGREVVQRKREIESTLGFVPLTLTARLKIPKKSQFTLKRKKSKNEVDYGNLVCPLEASPPGTPSTPVSTPSSPNLNSPIF; this is encoded by the exons atGTACATGGATGAggaaaattcaacaattacGAAGATACCTATAAGGTCTATCATGGAAGAAAAAGATGAAGCATATGCAAGAG GTTCAGATACCTCGGAAACTATGTTCAGAACAAAACAGTGGGATGATAGATGTATACCTTCAGAAGGGTATGTTTCTCCACGGGCCTCAAATTGTGATCAAGAAGAGGATGAATTTGCAAATATTGATTGTTTTGAACACCATATCTTTAAATCTGACAGCTGTTCCTGCCAG CATTGTCCACTAGGTTACACTAAAATGATTGGCCTTAGAGGAAGCGTGCCAAATCTCTGTTCAACTACAAGTATGACTCAAATGGGAAGTTACTCACCGTTTTGTTCTGCATTTTATAACATGAG CCTATGtacaaataaacataattGTCAAGAGAATACTAAAGAACACAAAGGGAACCTGAGCAATCAATCTTTTGAACCAGAAACCAAAAGACTTTTCAGAAACAGAATAGATTGTGAACAAAGACATAGGTCACAAACAGACCTATTCTTAAGAAGGAAAGAATCCTTTAACTGTTGCTcattacagtattttcaaatttctcgaaaatggAAAGAGTATCTAGTAAAAACTCAg GAACGTTTAAGGAAATTAGAAGATGAACGTGCAGCCTTACGAATGGAAGTATCAGTTTTATCAGAGCAAGTGGAAGCACAgtctaataaaattcaagaattgGAAACTATGCtcagagaaaagaaagattcTCTTAGAAGAATGGAAGAAGTATTGcagaaa GAAATGCTTTCGCGAAGTGCTCTGGAAACACAAAAGTTGGAGTTACTAAGCTCTTTATCAGAAATGAAACTGAGACAAGCTAGTTTAGAACATGAAAATCTTGCACTTCGCAGTACAAGTCCTGTTTTAAAT GGAGAAAAATTCGGAAGGCATACCAGTCAATATAGTAGTCTCCCTAGGCCCATGAGTTCATCAAAGAAAGGCGTCGTGTTCGGTAAGGTTCCCAGTTTAGCTACTGGAACACACACAACGGTACCATTGGCCATTAGAGGAGCCTCCGCGAGATGCCTGTCTGCGCCTACTCTAG ccgaagaagagaaaaatgttattatagaAAGTTCAAACTGCCGTCTACAAGTAATGACACAGAAGCCTTTGGCAGAACTATCAATGGAAGAAATTCAAGGATGGCTCACAAATTTAGGATTAGAATGTTATACATGTGAATTGCGCCGATGGGGTGCCACTGGAGCAAAGTTAATTGAATCTTCTCCACAACAACTTGAAAAGGAATTAGAAATTAAGAATGTTCTTCACAGGAAGAAGTTATTGTATGCTTTAGAGTCAGAGAAATCTGACGGAGTCGATTTTCTTGGCTCTGATAAG atgGATAATGCTGCAGTTTTACGATGGCTTGACGATATAGGTTTACCACAACATAAGGAGGCATTTcaaaatggtaaaattgaTGGAAGGATGTTACACAGACTGACCACtgaagatttattaaatcttgGAGTAAATGCACAATTACATGCTGCAAGTTTAAGACGAGGCATTCAG GTCTTgcgagaattaaattttgagtTTGACAACCTGGAAAGAAGATCTACGAATGGTAATGGAGCTGATGGTGATAATATTCATCTTTGGACGAATCATCGAGTAATGGAATGGCTGAGAGTAGTAGATCTGGCAGAATATGCTCCTAATATGAGAGGATCTGGGGTACATGGAGGTCTGATGGTGTATGAGGGAAGATTTACTTCTGAATTATTAGCTGCATTACTTAGTATTTCTCCGGGAAAAACGCTTCTGCGCAGACATTTGACCACACATTTTAACCAAATTCTTGGTAGGGAAGTTgtacaaagaaaaagagaaattgagagtACTTTAGGATTTGTGCCACTGACGCTTACTGCTCGCTTGAAG aTACCAAAAAAATCTCAGTTTACATTGAAAcgtaaaaaaagcaaaaatgaAGTGGATTATGGTAATTTGGTATGTCCGTTGGAAGCTTCACCACCAGGTACTCCATCAACGCCTGTTTCAACTCCAAGCAGTCCAAACTTGAATTCACCCATATTCTAA
- the LOC144469699 gene encoding uncharacterized protein LOC144469699, which produces MGKSDERGDITIRAGESTFIPKTSSEASKMLEAALLQMDDIISGACIESNNEGTAEWKDSVKEATRNLVTAIKSSPNLPSTPDAASIEILLQWMQPVDYMEEALNKNSMFSCIYNTLKYTQTFLKIVAF; this is translated from the exons ATGGGTAAAAGTGACGAAAGGGGCGATATTACAATACGTGCAGGGGAGTCTACCTTTATTCCAAAAACATCGAGCGAAGCTAGCAAAATGTTAGAAGCTGCTTTATTACAAATGGATGATATTATCTCCG GTGCTTGTATAGAAAGTAATAACGAGGGAACAGCAGAATGGAAAGATTCAGTAAAAGAAGCTACAAGAAACCTTGTGACTGCAATTAAGAGTTCTCCAAATCTTCCTTCAACACCTGATGCAGCAAGCATAgagattttattacaatggaTGCAACCA GTGGATTACATGGAAGAAGCATTAAACAAGAATTCTATGTTCTCTTGCATTTACAATACTCTTAAATACAcacaaacatttttaaaaattgttgcattttaG
- the LOC144469698 gene encoding transforming growth factor beta activator LRRC33-like, with protein MVVTYGLILLLMIPQFLSERVVETGGNDESIDNRLIKTTETRSPTCSGDDSLILSNLNYTEIPIDLIKNSTIRKINLEGNKIRDLSADKFDGVPNLECLNLASNEIPLSHVLSLKNMSVRTLVLDGLSAPIEGKLGNEGGYFPNVEILSLSRINRFAVTTSFKNMFPRLETLFLTEIPDIQVVFNFVTEYLPSTLRHLHLENGGMDGANLYSVGNLQSLYLDGNNLREGFRIETETSNLQVVSLRRCGFTENYIKVFFPTSRNSLTVLDLSENLMNYLPTNMLERAPNLETLGLSKNLFTQIPDLKRQSRLRILSLSYNNISLPNQTVDLLPVSLTILSLRGNSITNVGERTFEKLTELEELDLSENKLVLLPPTWAHDLKKLKRLLLNSNMFKHFADTSLTPDLSNLRNVYVARNPMTEITEHEWSSISENTTVYM; from the coding sequence ATGGTGGTGACTTAcggattgattttattattaatgattcccCAATTCCTCTCAGAACGAGTAGTCGAAACTGGTGGCAACGACGAGAGTATCGATAATAGATTAATCAAAACCACAGAGACTCGAAGCCCAACTTGCAGTGGGGATGATAGCCTCAtactttcaaatttaaattacacagAAATTCCAATCGATCTCATTAAGAACAGCACcattagaaaaatcaatttagaaGGCAACAAAATAAGAGACCTATCCGCTGATAAATTCGACGGTGTTCCGAATTTAGAATGCTTGAATCTGGCATCGAACGAAATTCCATTAAGCCACGTActaagtttaaaaaatatgagtGTGAGGACTTTGGTTCTGGATGGTCTCAGTGCACCGATCGAGGGCAAGTTAGGCAATGAGGGAGGATACTTTCCTAATGTGGAAATTCTTTCCCTGAGTAGGATCAATCGTTTTGCTGTCACAACttctttcaaaaatatgtttccCCGGCTTGAGACTTTATTTTTGACGGAGATCCCAGATATTCAAGTAGTGTTCAACTTTGTCACAGAATATCTACCGAGTACTTTACGGCACTTGCATTTAGAGAACGGCGGAATGGATGGTGCTAATTTGTATAGCGTAGGCAACCTACAGTCTTTATACCTCGACGGAAATAATCTTAGGGAAGGCTTTAGAATAGAAACGGAGACTAGCAACTTACAGGTTGTATCGTTAAGAAGGTGCGGTTttactgaaaattatataaaagtattttttccAACTTCTCGAAATTCTTTAACGGTACTCGATTTGTCTGAGAACCTGATGAATTATCTGCCTACAAACATGCTCGAACGGGCTCCCAATCTTGAGACATTGGGCTtgagtaaaaatttatttacgcaAATACCAGATCTTAAAAGGCAATCGCGACTACGCATATTGTCGTTGAGCTACAATAATATAAGCCTACCAAACCAGACTGTAGACTTGTTGCCGGTTTCCTTAACGATACTGAGTCTTCGAGGTAATAGTATAACTAATGTTGGTGAAAGAACGTTTGAAAAACTTACTGAACTTGAAGAGCTCGATTTATCAGAGAACAAACTAGTACTTCTGCCTCCTACGTGGGCACATGATTTAAAGAAACTCAAACGTTTACTTTTAAACTCGAATATGTTCAAGCATTTTGCAGACACATCGTTAACGCCAGATTTGAGCAATTTGAGAAACGTGTATGTGGCACGAAATCCAATGACAGAGATCACCGAACACGAATGGTCATCAATATCTGAAAATACTACAGTCTATATGTAA